The Amycolatopsis viridis genome window below encodes:
- the thiE gene encoding thiamine phosphate synthase, whose amino-acid sequence MPGLSGDQIRKRLDTARLYLCTGDRPDLAEFADAALAGGVDIVQLRDKRDDVPLEARQELAALEILAEACARHGALLAVNDRADIAAAVDADVLHLGQDDLPVPLARRIIGDEPVIGLSTHDVTQARAAAVEDGADYFCTGPCWPTPTKPGRPAPGLDLVRAAAEFGTARPWFAIGGIDAERLPDVLAAGASRVVVVRAITEADDPAAAARALRSQLP is encoded by the coding sequence ATGCCAGGGCTCAGCGGGGACCAGATCCGGAAGCGACTCGACACGGCACGGCTGTACCTGTGCACCGGGGACCGGCCGGATCTGGCCGAGTTCGCCGACGCTGCACTGGCCGGCGGTGTGGACATCGTGCAGCTGCGGGACAAGCGGGACGACGTGCCGCTGGAAGCCCGCCAGGAGCTCGCCGCGCTGGAGATCCTGGCGGAGGCGTGCGCACGGCACGGGGCCTTGCTGGCGGTGAACGACCGGGCGGACATCGCAGCGGCGGTGGACGCAGACGTACTGCACCTGGGCCAGGACGACCTGCCGGTGCCGCTGGCGCGCCGGATCATCGGCGACGAGCCGGTGATCGGCCTGTCCACGCACGACGTCACCCAGGCACGGGCGGCGGCGGTGGAAGATGGAGCGGACTACTTCTGCACCGGCCCCTGCTGGCCGACACCGACCAAGCCGGGCCGCCCCGCGCCGGGGCTCGACCTGGTGCGCGCGGCCGCGGAGTTCGGCACCGCGCGGCCGTGGTTCGCCATCGGCGGCATCGACGCGGAGCGGCTGCCGGACGTGCTGGCGGCCGGAGCGTCCCGGGTCGTCGTGGTGCGGGCGATCACCGAGGCGGACGACCCCGCAGCGGCCGCCAGGGCACTGCGCTCCCAGCTCCCCTAG
- the thiO gene encoding glycine oxidase ThiO, producing the protein MSKHHVTVVGGGVIGLSVAWRAAAAGHRVTVVDPAPGRGASWVAGGMLAPVTEAWPGEEESLALGEESLRRWPDFAQALAHDGGDPGLSFAGTVVVALDRADADQLDIVAGYLRSVGREVEQVTSRRLRALEPGLGAVRGGLLVPGDLAVDNRRLLRSLQAAAVARGAEFTAGEAIAVEPGLVRTARGDLRCDVVVIAAGAHSARLHPLLARGVRPLKGEILRLRARRTSLPPPARTVRAVVEGRPVYLVPRADGELVLGATQYEAGFDGTVTARGVRELLEGAERIFPGIDEYELVETAAGLRAASVDTLPFIGDLGDGVLAATGHHRNGLLMAPVTADAVVAWLAGEKPPEEALAADPGRLEPGGV; encoded by the coding sequence ATGAGCAAGCACCACGTGACCGTCGTGGGTGGCGGTGTCATCGGCCTGTCCGTGGCCTGGCGCGCCGCGGCGGCCGGGCACCGCGTCACCGTCGTGGACCCCGCACCCGGCCGCGGTGCGTCCTGGGTGGCCGGCGGGATGCTGGCCCCCGTCACCGAGGCCTGGCCCGGCGAGGAGGAGTCGCTCGCCCTCGGCGAGGAGTCGCTGCGCCGCTGGCCAGATTTCGCGCAAGCGCTTGCGCACGACGGTGGCGACCCTGGGCTGTCCTTCGCGGGGACGGTCGTCGTCGCCCTGGACCGCGCGGACGCCGACCAGCTGGACATCGTGGCCGGCTACCTGCGCTCGGTCGGCCGCGAGGTCGAGCAGGTCACCAGCCGCCGCTTGCGCGCGCTCGAACCCGGGCTGGGCGCCGTGCGGGGCGGCCTGCTCGTGCCCGGTGACCTGGCCGTCGACAACCGCCGCCTGCTGCGCTCGCTCCAGGCCGCCGCGGTCGCCCGCGGCGCGGAGTTCACGGCCGGCGAAGCCATCGCCGTCGAACCGGGCCTCGTCCGGACGGCGCGCGGCGACCTCCGCTGCGATGTCGTGGTGATCGCCGCCGGCGCCCACAGCGCGCGGCTGCACCCGCTGCTGGCGCGCGGCGTCCGCCCGCTGAAGGGCGAGATCCTCCGGTTGCGGGCGCGACGCACCAGCCTGCCACCGCCCGCGCGCACCGTGCGCGCCGTCGTCGAGGGGCGGCCGGTGTACCTCGTGCCGCGGGCGGACGGCGAACTGGTCCTCGGCGCGACCCAGTACGAGGCCGGGTTCGACGGGACCGTCACCGCCCGCGGCGTCCGCGAGCTGCTGGAGGGTGCCGAGCGGATCTTTCCCGGCATCGACGAGTACGAGCTGGTCGAGACCGCCGCCGGGCTGCGCGCGGCCAGCGTCGACACGCTCCCGTTCATCGGGGACCTGGGGGACGGCGTCCTCGCCGCCACCGGTCATCACCGCAACGGTCTGCTCATGGCGCCGGTGACCGCCGACGCCGTGGTGGCGTGGCTGGCCGGGGAGAAACCGCCCGAGGAGGCGCTCGCGGCGGACCCGGGCCGGCTGGAACCAGGAGGGGTTTGA
- the thiS gene encoding sulfur carrier protein ThiS, whose amino-acid sequence MEVQVNGQWRAFPDGSTVADVMRAIDAPDRGVAVALDGEVVRRGTWAQQVVPAGARLEILTAVQGG is encoded by the coding sequence ATGGAAGTGCAGGTCAACGGCCAGTGGCGGGCGTTCCCCGACGGCTCGACGGTCGCCGACGTGATGAGGGCGATCGACGCGCCCGACCGCGGTGTGGCGGTCGCGCTCGACGGCGAGGTGGTGCGGCGCGGCACCTGGGCGCAGCAGGTCGTGCCGGCCGGGGCGCGCCTGGAGATCCTGACGGCGGTGCAAGGTGGGTGA
- the thiG gene encoding thiazole synthase (functions in thiamine (vitamin B1) biosynthesis; in Bacillus subtilis this enzyme catalyzes the formation of thiazole from dehydroxyglycine and 1-deoxy-D-xylulose-5-phosphate and ThiS-thiocarboxylate), with protein MFDGDQLVIGEHKLSSRLIIGTGGAANLSVLERALVASGTELTTVAMRRADTEGGSGVLDLLRRLGIRLLPNTAGCRNAAEAVLTARLAREALETDLIKLEVQADDRTLLPDPVETLDAAEQLVADGFTVFAYTNDDPVLALRLEEAGCAAVMPLGAPIGTGLGIRNPHNIELIVARAGVPIILDAGIGTASDAALAMELGCDAVLLATAVTRAQDPERMAYAMRSAVTAGRLARQAGRIPQRFWAHASSPPR; from the coding sequence ATGTTCGACGGCGACCAGCTCGTGATCGGGGAGCACAAGCTCTCCTCGCGGCTGATCATCGGAACCGGTGGTGCGGCGAACCTGTCCGTGCTGGAACGCGCGCTGGTCGCGTCGGGGACGGAACTGACGACCGTCGCGATGCGCCGCGCCGACACCGAGGGCGGCTCGGGTGTGCTGGATCTGCTGCGCCGGCTCGGCATCCGGCTCCTGCCGAACACCGCGGGCTGCCGCAACGCGGCCGAGGCGGTGCTCACCGCGCGGCTGGCCCGCGAGGCGCTGGAGACCGACCTGATCAAGCTGGAGGTGCAGGCCGACGACCGCACGCTGCTGCCCGATCCGGTCGAGACGCTCGACGCGGCCGAGCAGCTCGTCGCGGACGGGTTCACCGTGTTCGCCTACACCAACGACGACCCGGTGCTCGCCCTGCGGCTGGAGGAGGCGGGCTGCGCCGCGGTGATGCCGCTGGGCGCCCCGATCGGCACCGGGCTGGGGATCCGCAACCCGCACAACATCGAGCTGATCGTGGCCCGCGCCGGGGTGCCGATCATCCTCGACGCGGGGATCGGCACCGCCTCGGACGCGGCGCTGGCGATGGAGCTGGGTTGTGACGCGGTGCTGCTGGCCACGGCCGTCACCCGGGCACAGGACCCGGAACGCATGGCGTACGCGATGCGGTCCGCGGTGACCGCCGGGCGGCTGGCGCGTCAGGCGGGGCGCATCCCGCAGCGGTTCTGGGCGCACGCGTCGAGCCCGCCGCGCTGA
- a CDS encoding MarR family winged helix-turn-helix transcriptional regulator has product MVESTEDVAGRLFLAVGRLSRSLRQAGTPGPGHGSISALSTLVVLGPMRLGDLAAKEGVAAATMSRIVASLVDAGWASREPDPVDRRAWLATATPAGERMLLDLRSTRVHELQKRIDRLSPEHQAALGEALPALEALLAGEES; this is encoded by the coding sequence GTGGTTGAGTCAACCGAGGATGTCGCTGGACGGTTGTTCCTCGCCGTCGGCAGGCTGTCCCGGTCACTGCGGCAGGCCGGCACGCCCGGCCCCGGCCACGGCTCCATTTCCGCGCTGTCCACCCTGGTCGTGCTGGGGCCGATGCGGCTGGGTGACCTGGCGGCGAAGGAGGGCGTGGCGGCCGCGACGATGTCCCGGATCGTCGCCTCACTGGTGGACGCGGGCTGGGCGAGCCGCGAACCCGATCCGGTCGACCGCCGGGCGTGGCTCGCCACAGCCACCCCGGCGGGCGAGCGCATGCTGCTCGATCTGCGGTCCACCCGGGTGCACGAGCTGCAGAAACGCATCGACCGGCTGTCGCCGGAGCACCAGGCCGCGCTCGGCGAGGCGCTGCCGGCGCTGGAGGCGCTGCTGGCCGGCGAGGAGAGCTGA
- the thiD gene encoding bifunctional hydroxymethylpyrimidine kinase/phosphomethylpyrimidine kinase: MSQNASPPAALTIAGSDSGGAAGLQADLRTFLTCGVHGLVAVTAVTVQNTLGVHDRADIPARIVAGQIEAVAADMGMQAAKTGMLASAEIIEAVAAACDRAEIGRDTKVPFVVDPVAASMHGHPLFDAAGLAALRDLLLPRAAVITPNLDEVRLLTGLEVTDRAGMHDAAVALKELGPKYVLVKSGHLTRDPECVDLLYDGRSFVELPGPRFSTPHTHGAGDAMASALTAGLARGMPVPEAARFGKWFVSNAVAHSYPMGAKVGPVSAFWRLAPENR; encoded by the coding sequence ATGAGCCAGAACGCGAGTCCGCCTGCCGCCCTCACCATCGCCGGATCCGACTCCGGTGGCGCGGCGGGGCTGCAGGCGGACCTGCGCACGTTCCTGACCTGCGGGGTGCACGGTTTGGTCGCGGTGACCGCGGTGACCGTGCAGAACACCCTCGGCGTGCACGACCGGGCCGATATCCCGGCGCGGATCGTGGCCGGGCAGATCGAGGCCGTCGCCGCCGACATGGGCATGCAGGCGGCGAAAACCGGGATGCTCGCCTCAGCCGAGATCATCGAGGCGGTCGCGGCCGCGTGTGACCGGGCGGAGATCGGCCGGGACACCAAGGTCCCGTTCGTGGTCGACCCGGTGGCCGCCTCGATGCACGGGCACCCGCTGTTCGACGCGGCCGGGCTGGCCGCGCTGCGGGACCTGCTGCTGCCGCGCGCCGCGGTGATCACGCCGAACCTCGACGAGGTGCGCCTGCTCACCGGGCTCGAGGTGACCGACCGCGCCGGCATGCACGACGCGGCGGTCGCGCTGAAGGAACTCGGCCCGAAGTACGTGCTGGTCAAGAGCGGGCACCTGACGCGGGACCCGGAGTGCGTCGACCTGCTCTACGACGGCCGGTCGTTCGTCGAACTGCCGGGGCCGCGGTTCTCCACGCCGCACACGCACGGCGCCGGGGACGCGATGGCCTCCGCCCTGACCGCGGGTCTGGCGCGGGGCATGCCGGTGCCGGAGGCCGCGCGGTTCGGGAAGTGGTTCGTCAGCAACGCGGTCGCCCACTCCTACCCGATGGGCGCGAAGGTCGGCCCGGTGTCCGCCTTCTGGCGGCTCGCGCCCGAGAACCGCTGA
- the thiD gene encoding bifunctional hydroxymethylpyrimidine kinase/phosphomethylpyrimidine kinase, with protein sequence MTVTPKTALTIAGSDSGGGAGIQADLRTFFACGVHGMTAVTAVTVQNSLGVQGFTEIPPDVVSAQIRAVAGDMGVDAAKTGMLATAEIIGEVAKTLDEVHIGRNSSVPFVVDPVAASMHGDALLREEALEAIRTELFPRATLVTPNLDEVRLLTGVEVTDRDSQRDAARALLALGPMWVLVKGGHLYDDPECVDLLSDGVQYIELSARRIDTPHTHGGGDTLASSITAFLAKGLGVPDAVDEGKRFIERCVAEAYPLGGGVGPVSPFWRLA encoded by the coding sequence ATGACCGTCACCCCGAAGACCGCGCTGACCATCGCCGGAAGCGATTCCGGCGGTGGCGCGGGCATCCAGGCCGACCTGCGCACCTTCTTCGCCTGCGGGGTGCACGGGATGACCGCCGTCACCGCGGTCACGGTGCAGAACTCGCTGGGCGTGCAGGGCTTCACCGAGATCCCGCCGGACGTGGTGTCCGCGCAGATCCGGGCCGTCGCCGGGGACATGGGCGTGGACGCCGCGAAGACCGGCATGCTGGCCACCGCGGAGATCATCGGCGAGGTCGCCAAGACCCTGGACGAGGTCCACATCGGACGGAATTCCAGCGTGCCGTTCGTGGTGGACCCGGTGGCGGCGTCGATGCACGGCGACGCGCTGCTGCGCGAGGAGGCGCTGGAGGCCATCCGCACCGAGCTGTTCCCGCGCGCGACCCTGGTGACACCGAACCTGGACGAGGTCCGGCTGCTCACCGGGGTCGAGGTCACCGACCGGGACAGCCAGCGCGACGCCGCGCGGGCGCTGCTGGCCCTGGGTCCGATGTGGGTGCTCGTCAAGGGCGGGCACCTCTACGACGACCCGGAGTGCGTGGACCTGCTCTCCGACGGGGTGCAGTACATCGAGCTGTCCGCGCGCCGCATCGACACCCCGCACACGCACGGCGGTGGCGACACGCTCGCCTCGTCGATCACCGCGTTCCTCGCCAAGGGACTGGGCGTGCCGGACGCGGTCGACGAGGGCAAGCGGTTCATCGAGCGGTGCGTGGCGGAGGCGTACCCGCTGGGCGGGGGTGTCGGGCCGGTGTCGCCGTTCTGGCGGCTCGCCTGA
- the thiC gene encoding phosphomethylpyrimidine synthase ThiC, giving the protein MTTLENGKNVAPTVTTGPITGSRKVYHHTENGLRVPVRRIDLSNGGHFDVYDTSGPYTDPDVTIDVHNGLFRTRSGWLDGREHNTQLGFAKAGVVTREMEFVAARERVSAEFVRAEVAAGRAVIPVNRKHPESEPMIIGKNFLVKVNANMGNSAVWSSVEEEVDKMVWATRWGADTIMDLSTGKRIHETREWILRNSPVPVGTVPIYQALEKVDGDPAKLSWEVYRDTVIEQCEQGVDYMTVHAGVLLRYVPLTANRVTGIVSRGGSIMAAWCLAHHRESFLYTHFEELCEILRAYDVTFSLGDGLRPGSIADANDRAQFAELETLGELTHIARAHDVQVMIEGPGHVPMHKIKENVELEERLCGEAPFYTLGPLTTDIAPAYDHITSAIGAAQIGWYGTAMLCYVTPKEHLGLPDRDDVKAGVIAYKIAAHAADLAKGHPYAQEWDDELSKARFEFRWTDQFNLSLDPDTARAYHDETLPAEPAKTAHFCSMCGPKFCSMRITQDVRKYAEEHGLSTLDAIEAGMQEKSAEFTESGKQVYLPVVQP; this is encoded by the coding sequence GTGACGACGCTGGAAAACGGCAAGAACGTCGCGCCGACCGTGACCACCGGGCCGATCACCGGTTCCCGCAAGGTCTACCACCACACCGAGAACGGGCTTCGCGTCCCCGTGCGCCGCATCGATCTGAGCAACGGCGGCCACTTCGACGTCTACGACACCTCCGGCCCGTACACCGACCCGGACGTCACCATCGACGTCCACAATGGACTTTTTCGGACCCGTTCCGGCTGGCTGGACGGCCGCGAGCACAACACCCAGCTGGGGTTCGCCAAGGCGGGTGTCGTCACCCGGGAAATGGAGTTCGTCGCGGCGCGCGAGCGCGTGAGCGCCGAGTTCGTGCGCGCAGAGGTGGCCGCCGGCCGTGCGGTGATCCCGGTGAACCGGAAACACCCGGAGAGCGAGCCCATGATCATCGGGAAGAACTTCCTGGTGAAGGTCAACGCGAACATGGGCAACTCGGCCGTGTGGTCGTCGGTCGAGGAAGAAGTGGACAAGATGGTGTGGGCGACCCGGTGGGGCGCCGACACGATCATGGACCTGTCCACCGGCAAGCGGATCCACGAGACGCGCGAATGGATCCTGCGCAACTCCCCCGTTCCGGTCGGCACCGTGCCGATCTACCAGGCGCTGGAGAAGGTCGACGGCGATCCGGCGAAGCTGTCCTGGGAGGTCTACCGGGACACCGTGATCGAGCAGTGCGAGCAGGGCGTGGACTACATGACCGTGCACGCCGGCGTACTGCTGCGCTACGTCCCGCTGACCGCGAACCGCGTCACCGGCATCGTCTCCCGCGGCGGCTCGATCATGGCCGCGTGGTGCCTCGCGCACCACCGGGAGTCGTTCCTCTACACGCACTTCGAGGAACTGTGCGAGATCCTGCGGGCCTACGACGTCACCTTCTCCCTCGGTGACGGGCTGCGCCCGGGTTCGATCGCCGACGCCAACGACCGCGCCCAGTTCGCGGAGCTGGAAACGCTCGGCGAGCTGACGCACATCGCCCGCGCGCACGACGTGCAGGTGATGATCGAGGGCCCCGGCCACGTGCCGATGCACAAGATCAAGGAGAACGTGGAGCTGGAGGAACGGCTCTGCGGCGAAGCACCGTTCTACACGCTCGGTCCACTCACGACGGACATCGCGCCGGCCTACGACCACATCACCTCGGCCATCGGCGCCGCGCAGATCGGCTGGTACGGCACGGCGATGCTGTGTTACGTCACGCCCAAGGAGCACCTGGGCCTGCCCGACCGCGACGACGTGAAGGCCGGGGTGATCGCGTACAAGATCGCGGCGCACGCCGCGGACCTGGCGAAGGGCCACCCGTACGCGCAGGAATGGGACGACGAGCTGTCCAAGGCCCGGTTCGAGTTCCGCTGGACCGACCAGTTCAACCTCTCGCTCGATCCGGACACCGCGCGCGCCTACCACGACGAGACGCTGCCCGCGGAGCCCGCCAAGACCGCGCACTTCTGCTCGATGTGCGGGCCGAAGTTCTGCTCCATGCGCATCACGCAGGACGTGCGCAAGTACGCCGAGGAGCACGGCCTGTCCACGCTGGACGCCATCGAGGCCGGGATGCAGGAGAAGTCGGCGGAGTTCACCGAGAGCGGCAAGCAGGTCTACCTCCCGGTGGTCCAGCCCTGA
- a CDS encoding LysE family translocator, with protein sequence MPNVLAFVPAAFLIALVPGPATLMLVKQSARGSRRNSLATIAGIEAGVLVWGLAAVFGISALLVASETAYTVLRIAGAVYLVFLGARMLLRRHGPVDEPRPGAGFRAGFLINVTNPKAGVFAISFLPQFVPAHAAGPLPLLLLVLVWMLTDTVWYTALALALTRVGRWLRTATVRQRLEKSSGGVFVAFGVAMAVAVES encoded by the coding sequence ATGCCCAATGTGCTCGCGTTCGTGCCCGCCGCCTTCCTCATCGCGCTCGTGCCCGGGCCGGCTACCCTCATGCTGGTCAAGCAGTCCGCCCGCGGCTCCCGGCGGAACTCGCTCGCCACGATCGCCGGAATCGAGGCCGGTGTGCTGGTGTGGGGCCTGGCCGCGGTGTTCGGGATCTCCGCGCTGCTCGTCGCGTCCGAAACCGCCTACACGGTGCTGCGCATCGCCGGTGCGGTTTACCTCGTCTTCCTCGGCGCGCGGATGCTGCTCCGCCGCCACGGCCCCGTCGACGAGCCCAGGCCGGGCGCCGGGTTCCGGGCCGGCTTCCTGATCAACGTCACCAACCCGAAGGCCGGGGTCTTCGCGATCTCGTTCCTCCCGCAGTTCGTCCCCGCCCACGCCGCGGGCCCGCTGCCGCTGCTGCTCCTCGTCCTCGTCTGGATGCTCACCGACACCGTCTGGTACACCGCGCTCGCCCTCGCGCTCACCCGCGTCGGGCGCTGGCTGCGCACCGCCACCGTCCGGCAGCGGCTGGAAAAGTCCTCAGGCGGCGTGTTCGTGGCGTTCGGCGTGGCGATGGCGGTGGCGGTGGAGAGCTGA
- a CDS encoding S1C family serine protease produces the protein MDDADALDAYSRSVSSVAAEVTPHVASVRLARGSGSAVVFADDGHLVTNAHVVGSGAHGIATYSDGTETRFTVVGADPLSDLAVLRASEAPPAARLGDADKLVVGQLVVAIGSPLGLAGSVTAGVVSALGRSLPVRTRSAGRVIENVIQTDAALNPGNSGGALADSAGRVVGVNTAVAGFGLGLAVPINDTTRRIIDTLTVEGRVRRAYLGVVGVPAPLPDDVAEHTGQRAGLRIVEVVRGGPAERAGLRPGDLVLTVGRSRITDAQDIQRQLFAEVIGTRLAITVLRNGAMVDVFATPSELVN, from the coding sequence GTGGACGACGCCGATGCCCTCGACGCCTACTCACGCTCGGTGAGCTCGGTGGCCGCCGAGGTGACCCCGCACGTCGCGAGCGTGCGGCTGGCCCGCGGCAGCGGATCGGCGGTCGTGTTCGCCGATGACGGTCACCTGGTGACGAACGCGCACGTGGTGGGGAGCGGCGCGCACGGCATCGCGACCTACTCGGACGGTACGGAGACCCGGTTCACGGTGGTGGGTGCGGACCCGCTGTCCGACCTGGCCGTGCTGCGCGCGTCCGAGGCGCCGCCCGCCGCGCGGCTGGGCGACGCGGACAAGCTGGTCGTGGGTCAGCTGGTGGTCGCGATCGGGAGTCCGCTGGGGCTGGCCGGGTCGGTGACGGCCGGGGTGGTCAGCGCGCTGGGCCGGTCGCTGCCGGTGCGCACGCGCAGCGCCGGGCGGGTGATCGAGAACGTGATCCAGACGGACGCGGCCCTGAACCCGGGCAACTCGGGCGGGGCCCTCGCGGATTCGGCCGGCCGGGTGGTGGGGGTCAACACCGCGGTCGCCGGCTTCGGGCTGGGCCTCGCGGTGCCGATCAACGACACCACCCGGCGGATCATCGACACGCTCACGGTGGAGGGCCGGGTGCGGCGGGCGTACCTCGGCGTGGTGGGGGTGCCGGCGCCGCTGCCGGACGACGTCGCGGAGCACACCGGGCAGCGCGCCGGGCTGCGGATCGTCGAGGTGGTGCGCGGCGGCCCCGCGGAGCGCGCCGGGCTGCGGCCGGGCGACCTGGTGCTGACCGTGGGCCGCTCGCGGATCACGGACGCGCAGGACATCCAGCGGCAGCTGTTCGCGGAGGTGATCGGCACCCGCCTGGCGATCACCGTGCTGCGCAACGGCGCGATGGTCGACGTGTTCGCGACGCCGAGCGAGCTGGTGAACTAG